In Quercus robur chromosome 11, dhQueRobu3.1, whole genome shotgun sequence, the following proteins share a genomic window:
- the LOC126706523 gene encoding ankyrin repeat-containing protein At5g02620-like isoform X14 has product MMDTSDGPVPMQEEVRLDVAELSTQAANGHQECPTPNRDLTQPIPYEGDRRKDYLSLCVPLYEAAIKGDWKTANDVINKDRDVVRAGITRKRETALHIAAAAKRTAFVKELVQRMEKDDLALKNKDENTAICFAAASGIVEIAMVMVKKNKDLPLIRGNQGKTPLYMAALFGHRDMVSYLYDETDFESLTREERISLLLGTISADLYDLALKILDRDTSLAFARDANNETALHVLARKPSRIANNSQLGIWKRCINSCFKGIYHEDLMRTLAHQLVKKLWEHVLQQQDSEISKLIKKPSRLLFDAAELGSLEFLIILIRSYPDLIWKVDDNNRSLFHIAVLYRHRTIFNLIYEFGAIKDLIAAYKDGKNNNILHLAGNLPPPSRLQIVSGAALQMQRELLWFKAVEKIVPPSYIKMRNSENQTPKDLFTEKHKDLLKEGEKWMKSTATSCMLVATLIATVVFAAIFTLPGGDNNDNGAPPPLEKGAPLFLEKKWFLIFVISDAVALFSSAASIIMFLSILTSRYAENDFLVSLPARLMFGLSALFVSIATMVLAYGAAIFMIYDHKFDRVPIVIASLAGVIVALFAWQHFHLWADTIRSTCWSRFLFRPFKHRLYN; this is encoded by the exons ATGATGGATACTTCAGATGGACCCGTGCCAATGCAAGAAGAAGTGCGTTTGGATGTTGCAGAATTGAGTACTCAAGCAGCTAATGGACATCAAGAATGTCCAACACCCAATAGAGATTTGACACAACCAATTCCTTATGAAG GGGATAGAAGAAAGGACTACCTCTCCCTTTGTGTACCATTATATGAAGCAGCCATCAAAGGTGACTGGAAAACTGCTAATGATGTCATTAACAAAGATCGTGATGTTGTTCGCGCTGGGATAACGAGAAAAAGGGAGACTGCTCTGCACATTGCTGCTGCAGCAAAACGCACTGCTTTTGTAAAGGAACTGGTTCAACGTATGGAAAAAGATGACCTAGccttgaaaaataaagatgaaaacaCTGCTATTTGTTTTGCTGCCGCATCAGGAATTGTGGAAATTGCTATGGTGatggtgaaaaaaaataaagacctTCCTCTGATTCGAGGTAATCAAGGAAAGACACCCTTATACATGGCAGCTTTGTTTGGACACAGGGATATGGTCTCATATCTATATGATGAAACTGATTTTGAAAGCCTAACTCGTGAGGAACGAATTAGCCTCCTTCTTGGTACTATCTCAGCTGATTTATATG ATCTAGCTTTGAAAATATTGGACAGAGACACATCATTAGCCTTTGCTCGAGATGCGAACAATGAGACAGCCTTGCATGTATTGGCTCGAAAGCCTTCAAGAATTGCCAACAACAGTCAGCTGGGAATCTGGAAAAGATGCATCAATTCAT GCTTCAAAGGGATTTATCATGAGGATTTGATGCGGACGTTAGCCCATCAACTAGTCAAAAAACTCTGGGAACATGTTCTACAGCAGCAAGATTCGGAGAtttcaaaactaattaaaaaaccttCGAGACTACTCTTTGATGCTGCAGAATTAGGCAGTCTTGAGTTTCTGATTATCCTTATTCGCTCATATCCTGATCTTATATGGAAAGTTGATGATAATAATCGAAGTTTGTTTCATATTGCTGTTCTATATCGTCACCGGACCATATTTAATCTAATATATGAGTTTGGAGCAATTAAAGATTTGATAGCAGCATACAAGGATGGCAAAAATAATAACATTCTGCATCTTGCTGGAAACTTGCCACCTCCTAGTCGACTCCAAATTGTATCAGGAGCTGCCCTCCAAATGCAAAGAGAGCTATTgtggttcaag GCAGTGGAAAAAATTGTGCCACCTTCATATATTAAGATGAGGAATTCAGAAAACCAGACACCTAAGGATCTGTTTACGGAGAAGCACAAAGACTTATTAAAAGAAGGGGAGAAGTGGATGAAGAGCACTGCAACTTCATGCATGCTTGTTGCAACACTCATTGCAACTGTGGTATTTGCGGCAATCTTTACTCTGCCAGGAGGAGATAATAATGACAATGGTGCTCCTCCACCTCTAGAAAAGGGTGCTCCTCTATTTCTAGAAAAGAAGTGGTTTCTGATTTTTGTCATATCAGATGCAGTAGCGCTATTCTCTTCCGCAGCCTCAATAATAATGTTCTTGTCCATTCTTACGTCACGTTATGCTGAAAACGATTTTCTTGTATCACTACCTGCAAGGTTGATGTTTGGACTGTCGGCACTATTTGTCTCCATTGCTACAATGGTGCTAGCCTATGGTGCAGCCATCTTTATGATCTATGATCATAAATTTGATCGGGTTCCTATTGTTATTGCGTCTCTTGCTGGTGTCATAGTCGCATTATTCGCTTGGCAACATTTTCACCTTTGGGCTGATACAATCCGATCAACATGTTGGTCTAGGTTTCTCTTCCGACCATTCAAACATAGgctttacaattga
- the LOC126706523 gene encoding ankyrin repeat-containing protein At5g02620-like isoform X10, whose amino-acid sequence MSSQTNGEIEVNTAGRVNLLPQTSMMDTSDGPVPMQEEVRLDVAELSTQAANGHQECPTPNRDLTQPIPYEGDRRKDYLSLCVPLYEAAIKGDWKTANDVINKDRDVVRAGITRKRETALHIAAAAKRTAFVKELVQRMEKDDLALKNKDENTAICFAAASGIVEIAMVMVKKNKDLPLIRGNQGKTPLYMAALFGHRDMVSYLYDETDFESLTREERISLLLGTISADLYDLALKILDRDTSLAFARDANNETALHVLARKPSRIANNSQLGIWKRCINSCFKGIYHEDLMRTLAHQLVKKLWEHVLQQQDSEISKLIKKPSRLLFDAAELGSLEFLIILIRSYPDLIWKVDDNNRSLFHIAVLYRHRTIFNLIYEFGAIKDLIAAYKDGKNNNILHLAGNLPPPSRLQIVSGAALQMQRELLWFKAVEKIVPPSYIKMRNSENQTPKDLFTEKHKDLLKEGEKWMKSTATSCMLVATLIATVVFAAIFTLPGGDNNDNGAPPPLEKGAPLFLEKKWFLIFVISDAVALFSSAASIIMFLSILTSRYAENDFLVSLPARLMFGLSALFVSIATMVLAYGAAIFMIYDHKFDRVPIVIASLAGVIVALFAWQHFHLWADTIRSTCWSRFLFRPFKHRLYN is encoded by the exons GTGAATACAGCAGGAAGAGTAAATTTGTTGCCCCAAACATCTATGATGGATACTTCAGATGGACCCGTGCCAATGCAAGAAGAAGTGCGTTTGGATGTTGCAGAATTGAGTACTCAAGCAGCTAATGGACATCAAGAATGTCCAACACCCAATAGAGATTTGACACAACCAATTCCTTATGAAG GGGATAGAAGAAAGGACTACCTCTCCCTTTGTGTACCATTATATGAAGCAGCCATCAAAGGTGACTGGAAAACTGCTAATGATGTCATTAACAAAGATCGTGATGTTGTTCGCGCTGGGATAACGAGAAAAAGGGAGACTGCTCTGCACATTGCTGCTGCAGCAAAACGCACTGCTTTTGTAAAGGAACTGGTTCAACGTATGGAAAAAGATGACCTAGccttgaaaaataaagatgaaaacaCTGCTATTTGTTTTGCTGCCGCATCAGGAATTGTGGAAATTGCTATGGTGatggtgaaaaaaaataaagacctTCCTCTGATTCGAGGTAATCAAGGAAAGACACCCTTATACATGGCAGCTTTGTTTGGACACAGGGATATGGTCTCATATCTATATGATGAAACTGATTTTGAAAGCCTAACTCGTGAGGAACGAATTAGCCTCCTTCTTGGTACTATCTCAGCTGATTTATATG ATCTAGCTTTGAAAATATTGGACAGAGACACATCATTAGCCTTTGCTCGAGATGCGAACAATGAGACAGCCTTGCATGTATTGGCTCGAAAGCCTTCAAGAATTGCCAACAACAGTCAGCTGGGAATCTGGAAAAGATGCATCAATTCAT GCTTCAAAGGGATTTATCATGAGGATTTGATGCGGACGTTAGCCCATCAACTAGTCAAAAAACTCTGGGAACATGTTCTACAGCAGCAAGATTCGGAGAtttcaaaactaattaaaaaaccttCGAGACTACTCTTTGATGCTGCAGAATTAGGCAGTCTTGAGTTTCTGATTATCCTTATTCGCTCATATCCTGATCTTATATGGAAAGTTGATGATAATAATCGAAGTTTGTTTCATATTGCTGTTCTATATCGTCACCGGACCATATTTAATCTAATATATGAGTTTGGAGCAATTAAAGATTTGATAGCAGCATACAAGGATGGCAAAAATAATAACATTCTGCATCTTGCTGGAAACTTGCCACCTCCTAGTCGACTCCAAATTGTATCAGGAGCTGCCCTCCAAATGCAAAGAGAGCTATTgtggttcaag GCAGTGGAAAAAATTGTGCCACCTTCATATATTAAGATGAGGAATTCAGAAAACCAGACACCTAAGGATCTGTTTACGGAGAAGCACAAAGACTTATTAAAAGAAGGGGAGAAGTGGATGAAGAGCACTGCAACTTCATGCATGCTTGTTGCAACACTCATTGCAACTGTGGTATTTGCGGCAATCTTTACTCTGCCAGGAGGAGATAATAATGACAATGGTGCTCCTCCACCTCTAGAAAAGGGTGCTCCTCTATTTCTAGAAAAGAAGTGGTTTCTGATTTTTGTCATATCAGATGCAGTAGCGCTATTCTCTTCCGCAGCCTCAATAATAATGTTCTTGTCCATTCTTACGTCACGTTATGCTGAAAACGATTTTCTTGTATCACTACCTGCAAGGTTGATGTTTGGACTGTCGGCACTATTTGTCTCCATTGCTACAATGGTGCTAGCCTATGGTGCAGCCATCTTTATGATCTATGATCATAAATTTGATCGGGTTCCTATTGTTATTGCGTCTCTTGCTGGTGTCATAGTCGCATTATTCGCTTGGCAACATTTTCACCTTTGGGCTGATACAATCCGATCAACATGTTGGTCTAGGTTTCTCTTCCGACCATTCAAACATAGgctttacaattga